In one Alnus glutinosa chromosome 14, dhAlnGlut1.1, whole genome shotgun sequence genomic region, the following are encoded:
- the LOC133856516 gene encoding subtilisin-like protease SBT1.2 has protein sequence MEAKTQLCFSTLFLCLVCLNASTLQTYIVQLHPHGISSSLFTSKLLWHLSFLEQTLSTEEDPSLRLLYSYHSAMEGFAAQLSESEVESLKKWPDVIAIRPDRRLQIHTTYSYKFLGLNPSRGGSWYNSGFGRGSIIGVLDTGVWPESPSFDDLGMPPVPKKWRGICQEGQSFSSSNCNRKLIGARFFTKGHLVASKPSSPNIVQEYVSPRDSHGHGTHTSSTAGGAAVGMASVFGNGAGVARGMAPGAHIAMYKVCWSNGCYSSDILAAMDAAIGDGVDIFSLSLGGFPVPIYEDSIAIGSFRAMEHGISVICAAGNNGPIQSSVANEAPWIATIGASTLDRKFPAIVRMGNGEALYGESMYPGNRFMTAGRELELVYLTGGDSGSEFCFQGSLPRAKVRGKMVICDRGVNGRAEKGQVVKEAGGAAMILTNTAINLEEDSVDVHVLPATLVGFDESVRLKAYINSTRKPTARIEFGGTVIGKSRGPAVAQFSGRGPSFTNPSILKPDVIAPGVNIIAAWPQNLGPTALPEDPRRVNFTVMSGTSMACPHVSGIAALIHSAHPKWTPAAIKSAIMTTADITDHSGKPIMDGDKPAGVFATGAGHVNPGKAIDPGLIYDIRPDEYITHLCTLGYTKSEIFSVTHMNVSCHELLQMNRGFSLNYPSISVIFKRGMTSKMIKRRLTNVGTPNSIYSVEVRAPEGVKVRVKPQKLVFKQINQSLSYRVWFISKKRKGTEGEFAQGDLTWVQSSNGFYRVRSPISVTWKNKQ, from the coding sequence ATGGAAGCCAAAACTCAGCTCTGCTTTTCTACCCTTTTCCTCTGTCTTGTTTGCCTCAATGCCAGCACTCTCCAAACCTACATAGTTCAGCTCCACCCACATGGTATAAGCAGCTCCTTGTTCACCTCCAAGCTTCTCTGGCATCTCTCATTTCTTGAACAAACCCTTTCTACCGAAGAAGACCCTTCTCTCCGCCTTCTCTACTCTTACCATTCTGCCATGGAAGGTTTCGCGGCTCAGCTGTCCGAGTCCGAGGTGGAGTCCTTGAAAAAGTGGCCTGATGTCATTGCAATAAGACCTGACCGGCGGCTCCAGATTCATACTACCTATTCTTACAAATTCTTAGGACTAAACCCCTCAAGAGGAGGTTCTTGGTATAACTCCGGATTCGGTCGAGGATCAATAATAGGGGTGCTCGATACCGGAGTTTGGCCTGAGAGTCCAAGCTTTGACGATCTTGGAATGCCTCCAGTTCCCAAGAAATGGAGAGGCATTTGCCAAGAAGGGCAGAGCTTCAGTTCCTCGAATTGTAACCGGAAACTCATCGGTGCGAGGTTCTTTACTAAGGGTCACCTAGTGGCTTCCAAGCCGTCATCACCAAATATTGTTCAAGAATATGTGTCTCCAAGGGATTCCCACGGACATGGAACCCACACTTCCTCAACAGCTGGGGGAGCTGCAGTTGGAATGGCAAGTGTTTTCGGTAATGGAGCTGGTGTGGCTCGAGGGATGGCTCCTGGCGCCCACATTGCCATGTATAAAGTTTGCTGGTCCAATGGCTGTTACAGCTCCGATATCCTGGCTGCAATGGATGCTGCTATTGGAGACGGAGTTGAcattttctccctctctctaggTGGCTTCCCAGTGCCAATCTATGAAGATAGCATTGCAATTGGCAGTTTTCGAGCAATGGAGCATGGAATTTCAGTTATTTGTGCAGCAGGAAACAATGGACCAATCCAAAGCTCAGTTGCTAATGAAGCTCCTTGGATTGCTACCATTGGTGCAAGCACGCTTGACCGAAAATTTCCAGCTATAGTTCGAATGGGTAATGGAGAAGCCCTCTATGGAGAATCCATGTACCCTGGGAACCGGTTTATGACTGCCGGAAGAGAGCTGGAACTGGTTTATCTGACAGGTGGGGACAGTGGAAGTGAGTTTTGCTTCCAAGGGTCTCTCCCAAGAGCAAAAGTTCGAGGCAAAATGGTGATATGTGACCGAGGAGTCAATGGACGTGCTGAAAAAGGTCAAGTTGTGAAGGAAGCTGGTGGTGCTGCAATGATACTGACAAATACAGCCATCAATCTGGAGGAGGATTCAGTTGATGTCCATGTTTTGCCTGCAACACTGGTCGGTTTTGATGAATCGGTTCGCTTAAAGGCTTACATAAACTCCACAAGAAAGCCCACAGCTCGAATCGAGTTCGGGGGAACTGTGATAGGGAAGTCCAGGGGTCCAGCAGTAGCTCAGTTTTCAGGAAGAGGACCAAGTTTTACAAACCCTTCAATCCTCAAACCAGACGTGATTGCTCCTGGGGTCAACATCATTGCTGCTTGGCCTCAAAACCTAGGTCCTACTGCCCTTCCAGAAGATCCTAGAAGAGTAAATTTCACTGTCATGTCCGGGACTTCCATGGCTTGTCCCCATGTCAGTGGCATTGCTGCTCTTATCCACTCAGCCCACCCCAAATGGACCCCTGCAGCTATTAAATCTGCAATTATGACAACTGCTGATATAACTGACCATTCAGGGAAACCTATAATGGATGGTGACAAGCCAGCAGGAGTTTTTGCCACTGGAGCTGGACATGTGAACCCTGGAAAGGCCATCGATCCTGGGTTGATATATGATATCAGGCCAGATGAGTATATCACTCATCTATGCACACTTGGATACAcaaaatcagaaattttctCTGTTACTCACATGAATGTGAGCTGCCATGAACTTTTGCAGATGAACAGAGGTTTTAGCCTTAATTACCCCTCCATTTCGGTAATCTTCAAGCGGGGAATGACAAGTAAGATGATCAAAAGGCGACTAACTAATGTGGGGACTCCTAATTCCATTTACTCGGTGGAAGTAAGGGCACCAGAGGGAGTCAAAGTCAGAGTTAAACCTCAGAAGCTAGTTTTTAAACAGATAAACCAAAGTTTGAGTTATAGAGTATGGTTCATatcaaagaagagaaaaggaacAGAGGGGGAGTTTGCACAGGGAGATTTGACTTGGGTGCAGTCCAGCAATGGTTTTTACAGGGTTAGAAGCCCCATTTCAGTAACTTGGAAGAATAAGCAGTAG
- the LOC133856517 gene encoding photosystem II reaction center Psb28 protein encodes MATLHSLASASPVSHYLQRPRSSSGIVSWAVHQSAQSSFNGRSLRLPCLHLPRLRLSPLRRNSRGPVTMMVKPKIQFIQGTDEQTVPDVRLTQSKDGTNGMAIFRFEQPSVFDSSGEVGDITGFYMIDEEGVLQSVDVNAKFVNGKPAGIEAKYIMRSPREWDRFMRFMERYSNENGLQFIKK; translated from the exons ATGGCAACCCTGCATTCTCTTGCATCGGCATCTCCAGTCTCACACTATTTGCAGCGGCCACGCTCTTCCTCAG GTATAGTATCTTGGGCTGTTCATCAAAGTGCACAGTCCTCATTCAATGGCCGATCTCTTCGCCTACCCTGTCTTCACCTGCCTCGTCTGAGGCTATCTCCTCTAAGACGGAACTCCCGTGGGCCCGTTACAATGATGGTCAAACCGAAGATTCAGTTCATCCAAGGCACTGATGAACAGACGGTTCCAGATGTGAGGTTAACCCAGTCAAAAGATGGCACAAATGGTATGGCTATCTTCAGGTTTGAACAACCCTCAGTTTTTGATTCGTCCGGTGAAGTTGGTGATATCACTGGCTtttacatgattgatgaggaagGGGTTCTTCAGTCAGTTGATGTGAATGCCAAATTTGTCAACGGAAAGCCTGCAGGAATTGAAGCTAAGTATATAATGCGGAGTCCACGAGAGTGGGACAGATTCATGAGATTCATGGAGAGATACTCGAATGAGAATGGCTTGcaattcatcaaaaaatga
- the LOC133857644 gene encoding bifunctional TH2 protein, mitochondrial-like, with protein MVEEEGTARRLWIKFRNDSVFALYTPFFVCLASGQLHSETFRRCVSQDVPFLKAFAQAYQMAEDCADDDDDKSAIRDLRKRVVQRLKAHDTLVREWGFEPPDESISDNARVKYIEFLLAAASGRVEGETVPDKIATPFERTKVAAYTLGAMAPCMRLYSFISREIQALLHPDDSGHIYKKWIESYSSQTFEAFALQIEDMLDKLSISLTGEELEVIEKLYHQALKLEVDFFATQPTTQHTIVPLALVHDPAEHHLNIFCDFDLTCAAFDSAAILAEIAIITAPKADSDGSENQLIRMSSADLRSTWVALSTQYTEEYEQCIESMTDGRKVEHFDYEGLRKALEQVANFEREANTRVINSGVLKGLNLDDIRRAGQRLILQEGCRGFFQKIVKNDTLKTEVHVLSYCWCGDLIRSAFSSGDLDELKVHSNELSFEESVSTGDIAKKIESPMEKLQAFSDILNDCNSKGKRLTVYIGGDVGDFLCLLQADVGIVIGSSSSLRRLGEHFGVSFVPLFSGLVKKQGELVEDGSCIWKGLSGILYTVSSWAEIHAFLLGS; from the exons ATGGTGGAGGAAGAAGGAACGGCGAGGCGGCTCTGGATCAAGTTCCGAAACGATTCTGTTTTCGCCCTCTACACACCCTTCTTCGTGTGTCTGGCCTCCGGCCAACTCCACTCCGAGACCTTTCGCCGTTGCGTCTCTCAGGACGTCCCTTTCCTCAAGGCCTTCGCTCAGGC GTACCAAATGGCGGAGGACTGCGCAGACGATGACGACGACAAGAGCGCAATACGCGACTTGAGGAAACGCGTGGTGCAGAGGCTTAAGGCGCACGATACTCTCGTCCGA GAATGGGGCTTTGAACCCCCAGATGAGAGCATTTCCGACAATGCAAGAGTAAAATACATAGAGTTCTTATTGGCTGCTGCCTCAGGGAGAGTCGAAGGAGAAACAGTTCCTGATAAAATTGCAACTCCTTTTGAGAGGACAAAAGTTGCTGCTTATACTCTTGGTGCTATGGCACCTTGTATGAGGCTCTATTCCTTTATAAGTAGGGAGATCCAGGCTCTTCTACATCCAGATGATAGCGGTCACATTTACAAGAAATGGATTGAAAGTTATTCTTCTCAAACTTTTGAG GCATTTGCTTTGCAAATTGAAGATATGCTGGATAAACTTAGCATTTCTTTGACAGGTGAAGAGCTTGAAGTCATAGAAAAGCTATATCATCAAGCTCTTAAACTTGAAGTGGATTTTTTCGCTACTCAGCCAACTACTCAGCACACTATAGTCCCCCTGGCTCTTGTGCATGACCCTGCGGAACATCATCTTAACATATTTTGTGACTTTGACTTAACATGCGCTGCTTTTGATTCCGCTGCTATATTAGCAGAGATTGCAATCATAACAGCACCGAAGGCTGATTCAGATGGATCTGAAAACCAACTTATTCGAATGTCATCAGCTGACTTGAGGAGCACATGGGTTGCTCTTTCCACCCAGTATACTGAAGAGTATGAACAATGCATAGAAAGCATGACAGATGGCAGAAAAG TGGAACATTTTGATTATGAAGGTCTGCGTAAAGCCCTTGAACAAGTTGCAAATTTTGAGAGAGAAGCAAATACAAGGGTGATTAACTCAGGAGTGCTTAAAGGTTTAAATCTTGATGATATAAGGCGGGCTGGCCAGCGTCTCATTCTTCAAGAAGGTTGTAGAGGGTTCTTTCAGAAGATTGTGAAAAATGATACTCTGAAGACTGAAGTTCATGTTCTCTCATACTGTTGGTGTGGTGATCTCATTAGGTCAGCTTTCTCATCAG GGGATCTAGATGAGCTAAAAGTCCATTCAAATGAGCTTAGTTTTGAAGAATCAGTCTCTACGGGTGACATTGCTAAGAAAATTGAGTCTCCCATGGAAAAGCTTCAAGCCTTCAGTGACATTCTAAACGATTGCAACAGCAAAGGGAAGCGCTTGACAGTTTACATCGGTGGCGATGTGGGCGACTTCCTTTGCCTGCTTCAAGCAGATGTGGGCATTGTAATTGGTTCAAGTTCAAGCCTAAGGAGACTGGGAGAACACTTTGGTGTTTCTTTTGTCCCATTGTTCTCCGGTTTGGTGAAGAAACAGGGAGAACTCGTTGAAGATGGCTCCTGTATTTGGAAAGGGCTATCTGGCATTCTTTATACAGTCTCAAGTTGGGCTGAGATACACGCATTTCTTTTGGGATCATAA
- the LOC133858183 gene encoding MDIS1-interacting receptor like kinase 1 — MKNNMQLIKTQLWFFFFCFIYCYIGCYSSGSVAAVDDEVTVLLSIKAGLVDPLVSLRDWRLPENAAHCNWTGVWCNSIGAVEKLDLSYMNLSGLVSDDIQRLQSLTSLNLCCNAFSSSLPKSISNLTALKSLDISNNSFVGSFPGGGLRRLTTLNASSNDFSGFLPEDLGNATSLESLDLRGNFFQGSIPKSFKNLQKLKFLGLAGNNLTGNIPGELGQLSSLEKIILGYNEFEGEIPAEFGNLTKLKYLDLSPGNLSGKIPAELGRLKLLETVYLYGNNFEGSIPPAIGNITALILLDLSDNMLSGEIPAEIAELKNLQLLDLKCNQLSGSVPIGLGGLTQLRVLELWNNSLSGPLPSDLGKNSPFQLLDVSSNAFSGEIPATLCNGGNLTKLILFNNAFSGPIPVGLSTCLSLIRVRMQNNLLSGTIPGGLGKLGKLDRLELANNRLTGQIPDDMGSSTSLSFIDFSRNRLQSSLPSTILSIQKLQTFMASNNNLEGEIPDQFQDFPSLYMLDLSVNHFSGSIPETIASCQKLVVLNLRNNQLTGQIPKAIAMMPTLAALDLSNNSLTGGIPDNFGISPALEMLNVSYNKLEGPVPTNGVLRTINPDDLVGNAGLCGGVLPPCHGNLAFKSSHGSLRAKHIIAGWIIGVSSFLAILFALFGALTLYKRWYSNGSCFEEKYETGNGEWPWRLMAFQRLGFTTADILACIKESNVIGMGATGTVYKAEMPRLNTIVAVKKLWRSEADIETGSRNDLVGEVNLLGRLRHRNIVRLLGCIHNDINVMIIYEFMQNGSLGEALHGKQGGKLLVDWVSRYNIALGVAQGLAYLHHDCHPPVIHRDIKSNNILLDANLEARIADFGLARMMIRKNETVSMIAGSYGYIAPEYGYTLKVDEKIDIYSFGVVLLELLTGKRPLDPEFGESVDIVEWIRWKIRDNKSLEEALDTIAGNCRHVQEEMLLVLRIALLCTAKLPRDRPSMRDVITMLGEAKPRRKSSSNNDGLTTNKEKPVFSTSPVNGLL, encoded by the exons atgaagaacaacatGCAACTGATCAAAACCCAGTtgtggttcttcttcttctgcttcaTATACTGTTACATTGGTTGTTATTCTTCCGGTTCTGTTGCTGCAGTTGATGATGAAGTAACAGTTCTACTTTCGATAAAAGCGGGTCTTGTTGATCCATTAGTCAGCCTCCGGGATTGGAGATTGCCGGAGAATGCAGCTCACTGTAACTGGACTGGAGTGTGGTGCAACTCCATTGGAGCTGTTGAGAAGCTTGATCTCTCCTACATGAATCTCAGTGGCCTTGTGTCGGATGATATCCAACGGCTACAAAGTCTCACTTCTCTCAACTTGTGCTGCAAtgcattttcttcttccttgccAAAATCAATTTCCAATCTCACAGCATTGAAGAGCCTTGATATCAGCAATAATTCTTTTGTCGGAAGTTTTCCAGGAGGAGGCTTAAGAAGGCTAACAACCTTGAATGCTTCAAGCAACGATTTCTCGGGTTTTCTTCCTGAGGATCTTGGAAATGCTACTTCCCTGGAGAGCCTGGATCTCAGGGGGAATTTCTTCCAAGGCTCAATTCcaaagtccttcaagaacttgcaGAAGTTGAAGTTTCTTGGCCTTGCTGGTAATAACCTTACAGGCAACATCCCGGGAGAGCTTGGGCAGCTTTCATCACTGGAGAAGATTATTCTTGGGTACAATGAATTTGAAGGTGAAATCCCTGCAGAGTTTGGAAATCTCACCAAACTCAAGTATCTTGATTTGTCGCCGGGCAATCTTAGCGGCAAGATTCCAGCTGAATTGGGGAGGTTAAAGCTACTAGAGACTGTATACTTGTACGGGAACAATTTTGAAGGCAGTATTCCACCAGCTATTGGCAACATAACTGCATTAATTTTGCTGGATCTCTCTGATAACATGTTATCAGGGGAAATTCCAGCTGAGATAGCTGAGCTGAAGAACTTGCAGCTCTTGGATCTAAAGTGCAACCAGTTGTCAGGTTCAGTTCCTATTGGACTAGGAGGTTTGACTCAATTACGGGTTCTTGAGCTGTGGAACAACTCTTTATCAGGCCCATTGCCAAGTGATCTAGGGAAGAATTCACCATTTCAGTTGTTGGATGTATCGTCCAATGCATTCTCTGGTGAGATTCCAGCAACCTTGTGCAATGGGGGCAATCTCACAAAGCTCATTCTTTTCAACAATGCCTTCTCGGGGCCGATTCCAGTTGGCTTATCGACATGTCTCTCACTTATCCGTGTTCGAATGCAGAACAATCTTCTTTCTGGGACAATTCCTGGGGGCCTTGGCAAACTAGGGAAGCTTGACAGGTTAGAATTGGCAAATAATAGGCTCACTGGTCAGATCCCAGATGATATGGGTTCTTCTACATCACTTTCTTTTATTGATTTCTCTAGAAACCGCCTCCAGTCTTCTCTTCCTTCCACCATTCTTTCCATTCAAAAACTGCAAACCTTCATGGCCTCAAACAATAACTTAGAAGGTGAAATCCCTGACCAATTCCAGGACTTTCCTTCACTTTATATGCTTGATCTCTCAGTGAACCATTTCTCTGGAAGCATTCCAGAAACCATTGCTTCATGTCAGAAATTGGTTGTTTTGAATCTCAGGAACAACCAACTGACAGGACAAATCCCAAAAGCAATTGCGATGATGCCCACATTGGCCGCTCTTGATCTATCCAATAACTCTCTTACTGGGGGAATACCAGATAATTTTGGAATCTCTCCAGCCTTAGAAATGCTCAATGTTTCATACAACAAGCTAGAAGGTCCTGTTCCAACAAATGGTGTGCTAAGAACTATAAACCCAGATGATCTTGTGGGCAATGCCGGTCTCTGCGGTGGTGTACTCCCTCCATGCCATGGAAATTTGGCATTCAAATCAAGCCATGGGAGCTTGCGCGCAAAGCACATTATTGCTGGATGGATCATTGGAGTTTCATCTTTTTTAGCAATTTTGTTTGCTCTTTTTGGTGCTCTGACTCTGTATAAAAGGTGGTATTCAAATGGAAGTTGCTtcgaagaaaaatatgaaacaGGCAATGGGGAGTGGCCATGGAGATTGATGGCATTCCAGAGGCTTGGCTTCACAACTGCTGACATTCTAGCTTGCATCAAGGAATCAAATGTAATTGGTATGGGAGCAACTGGGACTGTGTATAAGGCTGAGATGCCTCGACTGAATACAATTGTGGCAGTCAAAAAGTTATGGAGATCAGAAGCTGATATCGAAACTGGAAGCAGAAATGATCTTGTTGGAGAGGTGAATCTCCTGGGAAGGCTAAGGCATCGAAATATTGTTCGGTTATTGGGATGTATTCATAATGACATCAATGTGATGATAATCTATGAGTTTATGCAAAATGGCAGCCTTGGGGAAGCCTTGCATGGCAAGCAAGGAGGAAAGTTGCTTGTAGACTGGGTTTCTCGGTATAACATAGCTCTTGGAGTTGCACAGGGGCTTGCGTATCTCCACCATGATTGTCACCCACCTGTCATCCATCGAGACATCAAGTCGAATAACATTCTGCTTGATGCAAATCTTGAGGCAAGGATTGCAGATTTTGGGTTGGCAAGGATGATGATCAGGAAGAATGAGACAGTTTCAATGATTGCAGGATCCTATGGATACATAGCTCCAG AATATGGGTACACCTTGAAGGTTGATGAAAAGATTGACATATATAGTTTTGGAGTTGTTCTACTGGAGCTTCTCACAGGAAAGAGGCCATTAGATCCTGAGTTTGGAGAGTCTGTTGACATTGTGGAGTGGATACGATGGAAAATTAGAGACAATAAATCATTAGAAGAAGCACTGGACACCATTGCAGGAAATTGCAGGCATGTTCAGGAAGAGATGCTCTTAGTCCTCAGAATAGCTCTTCTTTGCACTGCCAAGCTCCCAAGGGACAGACCCTCCATGAGGGATGTCATCACAATGCTAGGAGAGGCAAAGCCTCGGAGAAAAAGCAGCAGCAATAATGATGGACTTACCACTAACAAGGAGAAACCAGTCTTCAGCACATCACCTGTAAATGGCCTTCTGTAG